A stretch of Monomorium pharaonis isolate MP-MQ-018 chromosome 7, ASM1337386v2, whole genome shotgun sequence DNA encodes these proteins:
- the LOC105836330 gene encoding synaptotagmin 1 isoform X2 — MPPLKGETNPPKPEEEKPSNVDANVSDISFPDGYDTSSQENDVIITTKPTQKAIDELKTITNTFVEETGIPSWGLVAILIGVGIIVLGICFCCIRRCCRKRRSKDGKKGLKGAVDLKSVQLLGSTYKDKPDMEELTDNAEEPDEAESKQSEVKLGKLQYKLEYDFNSNSLSVTVIQAEELPALDMGGTSDPYVKVYLLPDKKKKFETKVHRKTLNPVFNETFTFKGVPYADAMNKTLVFAIFDFDRFSKHDQIGEVKVPLCQIDLAQTIEEWRELQSVEGEGGQDNKLGDICFSLRYVPTAGKLTVVILEAKNLKKMDVGGLSDPYVKIALMQNGKRLKKKKTSIKKCTLNPYYNESFTFEVPFEQIQKVQLVVTVVDYDRIGTSEPIGKVVLGYNASGTELRHWSDMLASPRRPIAQWHTLKDPEDGDKKD; from the exons ATGCCACCACTCAAAGGAGAAACAAATCCCCCTAAACCGGAAGAAGAAAAACCATCGAACGTTGATGCAAACGTGTCCGATATATCTTTTCCTGATGGTTATGACA CAAGCTCTCAAGAAAAtgatgttataattacaactAAACCTACACAGAAGGCCATCGACGAACTTAAAACGATAACGAATACTTTCGTAGAAGAAACAGGAATACCATCATGGGGTCTTGTTGCTATTTTAATAG GAGTAGGCATAATTGTTCTCGGAATCTGCTTTTGCTGTATACGAAGATGCTGCCGCAAACGACGTTCAAAAGATGGCAAGAAGGGATTAAAGGGCGCGGTGGACTTAAAATCCGTGCAGCTTTTGGGAAGTACGTACAAAGACAAG CCGGATATGGAAGAATTGACAGATAATGCCGAAGAACCAGATGAAGCTGAGAGTAAACAAAGCGAAGTGAAGCTTGGAAAACTACAATATAAG CTCGAATACGATTTTAATTCAAACAGTCTATCTGTGACGGTAATACAAGCGGAAGAATTGCCTGCATTAGACATGGGTGGCACATCAGATCCAtatgtaaaagtatatttattaccagataaaaagaaaaagtttgaGACAAAAGTTCATAGAAAGACATTGAATCCAGTctttaatgaaacttttacatttaag GGTGTTCCTTATGCCGATGCTATGAATAAAACTCTAGTTTTCGCTATCTTCGATTTTGACAGATTTTCGAAACACGATCAAATCGGTGAAGTAAAAGTACCGCTCTGTCAAATAGATCTAGCGCAAACGATTGAAGAATGGAGAGAACTGCAAAGTGTAGAAGGTGAAGGTGGACAG GATAATAAACTGGGTGACATATGCTTCTCATTGAGATACGTACCGACGGCTGGAAAGCTTACTGTGGTTATTTTGGAAGCTAAGAATCTAAAGAAAATGGATGTTGGTGGCCTCTCAGATCCTTATGTTAAAATTGCGTTGATGCAGAATGGAAAGAGgttgaagaagaagaaaacgtCGATCAAGAAATGCACTCTTAATCCATATTACAACGAATCATTCACTTTCGAGGTACCTTTTGAACAGATACAG AAAGTACAACTCGTGGTTACCGTAGTGGATTACGATCGTATTGGCACATCAGAACCGATCGGGAAGGTAGTCTTGGGATACAATGCGAGTGGAACGGAATTAAGACACTGGTCCGATATGTTGGCGTCTCCCAGGCGCCCGATCGCGCAGTGGCACACATTGAAAGATCCTGAAGATGGAGATAAGAAGGATTAA
- the LOC105830988 gene encoding phospholipase A1 member A: protein MAVSVVRYLALLVFYALLQYHYASAQNKTLRDLFNSTSCAKPPYTCPHPQIEFYLYTRETQKDPILLDIRDFNSLWNSKFNKTHPTKIVIHGFGGGRNLAPSTDLRDAYFTRGDYNIIIVDYGSLVREPCLSQISWGPDFCSQCIAQLVKYLRDHPRGTKVENIHVLGYSVGAHIGGLIANYLPNDKLGRITGLDPTIFFYMNGNRSMDLDETDAHFVDVIHTGAGILGQWGPNGHADFYVNGGSSQPGCATSSILQTLSCDHTKVTPYYIESITTKKGFWAAPCANLFSYLIGWCNPKRNEYILMGEDTPHTARGIFYLSTNAHKPYARGLPVKSQRRTNRKQSSSRQY, encoded by the exons ATGGCGGTCAGTGTCGTGCGATACCTCGCGCTCCTTGTGTTCTACGCCTTGCTACAGTACC acTATGCATCGGCTCAAAACAAAACTCTCAGAGATCTTTTTAACAGCACATCTTGTGCCAAACCGCCTTACACTTGTCCGCATCCGCAGATAGAGTTTTATCTGTACACCAG AGAAACACAAAAAGATCCTATACTATTAGATATCCGTGACTTTAATTCTCTTTGGAATTCCAAGTTCAATAAAACGCATCCAACGAAGATCGTCATTCATGGCTTTGGCGGTGGACGAAACTTAGCACCTAGTACAGATTTACGAGATG CGTATTTCACGCGAGGcgattacaatattataatcgtGGATTACGGTTCGTTGGTACGCGAGCCGTGTCTCTCGCAGATCTCATGGGGCCCGGATTTCTGCTCCCAATGCATCGCTCAGCTGGTCAAGTACTTGAGAGATCATCCACGAGGCACGAAGGTAGAGAACATACACGTGCTCGGATACAGCGTGGGTGCGCATATCGGTGGACTCATTGCAAATTACTTGCCCAATGACAAACTCGGGAGAATTACGG GCCTCGATCCGACGATATTTTTCTACATGAATGGCAACCGCTCGATGGATTTAGACGAAACGGATGCCCATTTTGTGGACGTGATTCATACAGGCGCCGGCATTTTGGGGCAATGGGGGCCAAATGGCCACGCGGATTTCTACGTAAACGGTGGCTCGAGTCAGCCCGGGTGCGCCACTTCTTCTATACTCC AAACGCTTTCGTGCGATCACACAAAAGTGACACCGTACTACATAGAATCAATCACAACGAAGAAGGGATTTTGGGCGGCTCCTTGCGCAAATCTATTCTCATACCTGATCGGATGGTGCAACCCCAAGAGAAACGAGTACATTCTGATGGGAGAAGATACGCCTCATAC aGCACGCGGCATCTTTTATCTGTCAACAAACGCACACAAACCGTACGCCCGAGGACTGCCCGTAAAAAGCCAGCGTCGGACAAATCGGAAGCAATCGTCCTCCCGCCAGTATTGA
- the LOC105836330 gene encoding synaptotagmin 1 isoform X1 — MPPLKGETNPPKPEEEKPSNVDANVSDISFPDGYDTSSQENDVIITTKPTQKAIDELKTITNTFVEETGIPSWGLVAILIGVGIIVLGICFCCIRRCCRKRRSKDGKKGLKGAVDLKSVQLLGSTYKDKVQPDMEELTDNAEEPDEAESKQSEVKLGKLQYKLEYDFNSNSLSVTVIQAEELPALDMGGTSDPYVKVYLLPDKKKKFETKVHRKTLNPVFNETFTFKGVPYADAMNKTLVFAIFDFDRFSKHDQIGEVKVPLCQIDLAQTIEEWRELQSVEGEGGQDNKLGDICFSLRYVPTAGKLTVVILEAKNLKKMDVGGLSDPYVKIALMQNGKRLKKKKTSIKKCTLNPYYNESFTFEVPFEQIQKVQLVVTVVDYDRIGTSEPIGKVVLGYNASGTELRHWSDMLASPRRPIAQWHTLKDPEDGDKKD; from the exons ATGCCACCACTCAAAGGAGAAACAAATCCCCCTAAACCGGAAGAAGAAAAACCATCGAACGTTGATGCAAACGTGTCCGATATATCTTTTCCTGATGGTTATGACA CAAGCTCTCAAGAAAAtgatgttataattacaactAAACCTACACAGAAGGCCATCGACGAACTTAAAACGATAACGAATACTTTCGTAGAAGAAACAGGAATACCATCATGGGGTCTTGTTGCTATTTTAATAG GAGTAGGCATAATTGTTCTCGGAATCTGCTTTTGCTGTATACGAAGATGCTGCCGCAAACGACGTTCAAAAGATGGCAAGAAGGGATTAAAGGGCGCGGTGGACTTAAAATCCGTGCAGCTTTTGGGAAGTACGTACAAAGACAAG GTCCAGCCGGATATGGAAGAATTGACAGATAATGCCGAAGAACCAGATGAAGCTGAGAGTAAACAAAGCGAAGTGAAGCTTGGAAAACTACAATATAAG CTCGAATACGATTTTAATTCAAACAGTCTATCTGTGACGGTAATACAAGCGGAAGAATTGCCTGCATTAGACATGGGTGGCACATCAGATCCAtatgtaaaagtatatttattaccagataaaaagaaaaagtttgaGACAAAAGTTCATAGAAAGACATTGAATCCAGTctttaatgaaacttttacatttaag GGTGTTCCTTATGCCGATGCTATGAATAAAACTCTAGTTTTCGCTATCTTCGATTTTGACAGATTTTCGAAACACGATCAAATCGGTGAAGTAAAAGTACCGCTCTGTCAAATAGATCTAGCGCAAACGATTGAAGAATGGAGAGAACTGCAAAGTGTAGAAGGTGAAGGTGGACAG GATAATAAACTGGGTGACATATGCTTCTCATTGAGATACGTACCGACGGCTGGAAAGCTTACTGTGGTTATTTTGGAAGCTAAGAATCTAAAGAAAATGGATGTTGGTGGCCTCTCAGATCCTTATGTTAAAATTGCGTTGATGCAGAATGGAAAGAGgttgaagaagaagaaaacgtCGATCAAGAAATGCACTCTTAATCCATATTACAACGAATCATTCACTTTCGAGGTACCTTTTGAACAGATACAG AAAGTACAACTCGTGGTTACCGTAGTGGATTACGATCGTATTGGCACATCAGAACCGATCGGGAAGGTAGTCTTGGGATACAATGCGAGTGGAACGGAATTAAGACACTGGTCCGATATGTTGGCGTCTCCCAGGCGCCCGATCGCGCAGTGGCACACATTGAAAGATCCTGAAGATGGAGATAAGAAGGATTAA